One part of the Anser cygnoides isolate HZ-2024a breed goose chromosome 9, Taihu_goose_T2T_genome, whole genome shotgun sequence genome encodes these proteins:
- the GAL3ST2 gene encoding galactose-3-O-sulfotransferase 2 isoform X1, with amino-acid sequence MKTLRCTSRYTKCFLFFNFFVGIALLGFFHTTSKNLFWRSSAQLLVTPTPCHAKTNVMFLKTHKTASSTVLNILFRFTEKYNLTIALPADQRFHLGYPKRFMTSFVEKFQTKGQNYNIMCNHLRFNPSEVHKVMPGNTFYFSILRNPIFLLESSYVYYKNVAPAFSSSKDVNEYLASPLKYYREEDYTKNIYAKNNMWFDFGYDNNAEGNENYTQEVLKEIEQNFHLILIADYFDESMILLKHTLCWDLDDVIYFKLNSRSNDTVQTLTPESKERIKTWCSLDWNLYLHFNRSFWRRIEETIGLEELEKEVNHLRMRQKELMETCLLGQEAVVKTHIKDKTLLPFQSGDANILGYNIRPDLNNETLKNCQKMIVPELQYMSYLYSLQHPHKKRKPLDLPLPWSSSLEKTRVPSQN; translated from the exons atGAAAACCCTCAGGTGCACTTCAAG GTATACCAAATGTTTCCTCTTCTTCAACTTTTTTGTGGGAATCGCCCTGTTGGGATTCTTCCATACAACTAGTAAAAATCT ATTCTGGAGGAGCTCTGCACAGTTGCTGGTAACTCCCACACCGTGTCACGCCAAAACCAATGTCATGTTCCTGAAGACCCACAAGACTGCCAGCAGCACCGTCCTCAACATCCTGTTTCGGTTCACAGAGAAGTATAACCTCACCATCGCCCTCCCAGCTGACCAGCGCTTCCACCTGGGTTACCCGAAGAGATTCATGACCAGCTTTGTGGAGAAATTTCAAACCAAAGGGCAAAACTACAACATCATGTGCAACCACCTGCGGTTTAACCCCTCAGAG GTGCATAAGGTGATGCCAGGGAACACCTTCTACTTCTCCATCCTGAGGAACCCTATTTTTCTGCTGGAATCTTCCTACGTCTACTACAAGAACGTGGCCCCTGCCTTCAGTAGCTCCAAGGACGTGAATGAATACCTGGCATCGCCCTTGAAATATTACCGTGAGGAGGATTACACGAAAAACATCTACGCCAAGAATAACATGTGGTTTGACTTCGGCTATGATAACAACGCAGAGGGCAATGAAAACTACACCCAGGAGGTCTTAAAGGAGATTGAACAGAACTTCCACCTGATCTTGATAGCAGACTACTTTGATGAGTCCATGATCCTCCTGAAGCACACTTTGTGCTGGGATCTAGATGATGTGATCTACTTTAAGCTCAATTCCAGAAGCAATGACACTGTCCAGACCTTGACTCCAGAAAGCAAGGAGAGGATAAAGACGTGGTGCTCGCTTGACTGGAACCTCTACCTGCACTTCAATCGGAGCTTCTGGAGGAGAATTGAGGAGACCATAGGACTTGAGGAGCTGGAGAAAGAGGTAAATCACCTGCGGATGAGACAGAAGGAGCTCATGGAGACCTGCCTCTTGGGCCAAGAGGCAGTGGTGAAGACTCACATCAAGGACAAAACTCTCTTGCCTTTTCAGTCAGGGGATGCAAATATCCTTGGTTACAACATCAGACCAGACTTAAACAACGAGACTCTGAAAAACTGCCAGAAAATGATTGTGCCAGAACTCCAGTACATGTCCTATCTTTACTCCCTTCAGCACCCACACAAGAAGAGGAAGCCGTTAGACCTTCCCTTGCCATGGAGCAGTTCCCTGGAGAAGACACGGGTCCCAAGTCAAAACTAG
- the NEU4 gene encoding sialidase-4 isoform X2, whose amino-acid sequence MGSRHFPARTVLFEKETSGVTYRVPALLYLPCVAKLLAFAEERLSADDAHANLLVLRRGTVYSGYVEWEDMRVLETATLQHHRSMNPCPLYDEFTGTLFLFFITVLGRTPEAFQIVTGQNVTRLCCVTSADQGLSWSKATDLTQQVIGRAIKDWATFALGPGHGIQLRSGRLLVPAYSYHIDCKECFGQLCKTTPHSFAFYSDDHGRGWRFGEFIPNLQTGECQLVSVDEEDGSNVLYCNARSPLGFRIQALSTDDGAVFHGGQLVQRLVEPPHGCHGSVVGFPAPFVYGPQPPDVPGQGSAPRPLPRFRDLLALRAAGDKLQVDPKATSGPGTFFQAPTWVLYSHPTSPMSRVNMGVHLSTFPRDAESWTEPWVIYEGPSAYSDLAYMELPHSQAPVSGGPAIAFACLYENGRRSPYEQISFSMFTLHDVLQNIPLTAAVPCRKRRRRSCCVS is encoded by the exons ATGGGCTCCCGGCACTTCCCTGCCCGGACTGTGCTCTTCGAGAAGGAGACCAGCGGCGTCACGTACCGCGTGCCGGCCCTGCTCTACCTGCCCTGCGTGGCCAAGCTGCTGGCCTTTGCTGAGGAGCGGCTGAGCGCCGACGACGCCCACGCCAACCTGCTGGTGCTGCGCCGCGGCACCGTCTACAGCGGCTATGTGGAG TGGGAAGACATGCGGGTGCTTGAGACGGCGACGCTGCAGCACCACCGGTCGATGAACCCCTGCCCGCTCTATGACGAGTTCACGGGcaccctcttcctcttcttcatcacGGTGCTGGGCAGGACACCTGAAGCCTTCCAGATTGTCACGGGCCAGAACGTCACCCGCCTGTGCTGCGTCACCAGTGCCGACCAGGGTCTGAGCTGGAGCAAGGCCACAGACCTGACGCAGCAGGTCATCGGCAGGGCCATCAAAG acTGGGCCACCTTTGCACTGGGCCCCGGGCATGGGATCCAGCTGCGCTCCGGCCGACTGCTGGTGCCCGCCTACAGCTACCACATTGACTGCAAGGAGTGCTTCGGGCAGCTCTGCAAGACCACCCCTCACTCCTTCGCCTTCTACAGCGACGACCACGGCCGGGGCTGGCGTTTCGGGGAGTTCATCCCCAACCTGCAGACGGGCGAGTGCCAGCTGGTCTCGGTGGATGAGGAGGATGGCTCCAATGTCCTCTACTGCAAcgcccgcagccccctgggCTTCCGCATCCAGGCACTGAGCACCGATGACGGGGCTGTCTTCCACGGGGGGCAGCTGGTCCAGCGGCTGGTCGAGCCCCCCCACGGGTGCCACGGCAGTGTCGTCGGCTTCCCTGCACCCTTCGTGtacggcccccagccccctgacGTCCCTGGACAAGGCTCGGCTCCGCGGCCGCTCCCCCGTTTTCGGGACCTGCTTGCCTTGAGGGCAGCAGGGGATAAGCTCCAAGTGGACCCCAAAGCCACCTCCGGCCCCGGCACCTTCTTCCAAGCACCAACGTGGGTGCTCTACTCCCACCCCACCAGCCCCATGTCGCGGGTCAACATGGGGGTTCACCTCAGCACTTTCCCCAGGGATGCAGAGAGCTGGACTGAACCCTGGGTCATCTATGAGGGTCCGAGTGCATATTCGGACCTGGCTTACatggagctgccccacagccaggCCCCCGTCTCTGGTGGCCCGGCCATTGCTTTTGCCTGCCTCTACGAGAACGGGAGGCGGTCCCCCTATGAGCAGATATCCTTCAGCATGTTCACGCTGCACGATGTGCTCCAGAACATCCCCCTGACGGCTGCAGTGCCCTGCAGGAAGCGGAGGCGAAGGAGCTGCTGTGTCTCCTAG
- the NEU4 gene encoding sialidase-4 isoform X1, producing the protein MPCHGSHPVPCQPRFTGSPTPRGVLPSTFPQILPGQGQCHEPPARRGAAPLSAAGTMGSRHFPARTVLFEKETSGVTYRVPALLYLPCVAKLLAFAEERLSADDAHANLLVLRRGTVYSGYVEWEDMRVLETATLQHHRSMNPCPLYDEFTGTLFLFFITVLGRTPEAFQIVTGQNVTRLCCVTSADQGLSWSKATDLTQQVIGRAIKDWATFALGPGHGIQLRSGRLLVPAYSYHIDCKECFGQLCKTTPHSFAFYSDDHGRGWRFGEFIPNLQTGECQLVSVDEEDGSNVLYCNARSPLGFRIQALSTDDGAVFHGGQLVQRLVEPPHGCHGSVVGFPAPFVYGPQPPDVPGQGSAPRPLPRFRDLLALRAAGDKLQVDPKATSGPGTFFQAPTWVLYSHPTSPMSRVNMGVHLSTFPRDAESWTEPWVIYEGPSAYSDLAYMELPHSQAPVSGGPAIAFACLYENGRRSPYEQISFSMFTLHDVLQNIPLTAAVPCRKRRRRSCCVS; encoded by the exons ATGCCCTGCCATGGCTCCCACCCTGTCCCTTGCCAGCCTCGGTTTACTGGGAGCCCCACTCCACGCGGTGTCCTGCCCAGCACCTTTCCCCAAATCCTACCTGGGCAGGGGCAGTGCCACGAGCCCCCTGCCCGCAGGGGGGCCGCCCCTCTCTCTGCCGCAGGCACCATGGGCTCCCGGCACTTCCCTGCCCGGACTGTGCTCTTCGAGAAGGAGACCAGCGGCGTCACGTACCGCGTGCCGGCCCTGCTCTACCTGCCCTGCGTGGCCAAGCTGCTGGCCTTTGCTGAGGAGCGGCTGAGCGCCGACGACGCCCACGCCAACCTGCTGGTGCTGCGCCGCGGCACCGTCTACAGCGGCTATGTGGAG TGGGAAGACATGCGGGTGCTTGAGACGGCGACGCTGCAGCACCACCGGTCGATGAACCCCTGCCCGCTCTATGACGAGTTCACGGGcaccctcttcctcttcttcatcacGGTGCTGGGCAGGACACCTGAAGCCTTCCAGATTGTCACGGGCCAGAACGTCACCCGCCTGTGCTGCGTCACCAGTGCCGACCAGGGTCTGAGCTGGAGCAAGGCCACAGACCTGACGCAGCAGGTCATCGGCAGGGCCATCAAAG acTGGGCCACCTTTGCACTGGGCCCCGGGCATGGGATCCAGCTGCGCTCCGGCCGACTGCTGGTGCCCGCCTACAGCTACCACATTGACTGCAAGGAGTGCTTCGGGCAGCTCTGCAAGACCACCCCTCACTCCTTCGCCTTCTACAGCGACGACCACGGCCGGGGCTGGCGTTTCGGGGAGTTCATCCCCAACCTGCAGACGGGCGAGTGCCAGCTGGTCTCGGTGGATGAGGAGGATGGCTCCAATGTCCTCTACTGCAAcgcccgcagccccctgggCTTCCGCATCCAGGCACTGAGCACCGATGACGGGGCTGTCTTCCACGGGGGGCAGCTGGTCCAGCGGCTGGTCGAGCCCCCCCACGGGTGCCACGGCAGTGTCGTCGGCTTCCCTGCACCCTTCGTGtacggcccccagccccctgacGTCCCTGGACAAGGCTCGGCTCCGCGGCCGCTCCCCCGTTTTCGGGACCTGCTTGCCTTGAGGGCAGCAGGGGATAAGCTCCAAGTGGACCCCAAAGCCACCTCCGGCCCCGGCACCTTCTTCCAAGCACCAACGTGGGTGCTCTACTCCCACCCCACCAGCCCCATGTCGCGGGTCAACATGGGGGTTCACCTCAGCACTTTCCCCAGGGATGCAGAGAGCTGGACTGAACCCTGGGTCATCTATGAGGGTCCGAGTGCATATTCGGACCTGGCTTACatggagctgccccacagccaggCCCCCGTCTCTGGTGGCCCGGCCATTGCTTTTGCCTGCCTCTACGAGAACGGGAGGCGGTCCCCCTATGAGCAGATATCCTTCAGCATGTTCACGCTGCACGATGTGCTCCAGAACATCCCCCTGACGGCTGCAGTGCCCTGCAGGAAGCGGAGGCGAAGGAGCTGCTGTGTCTCCTAG
- the TM4SF19 gene encoding transmembrane 4 L6 family member 19 isoform X1: protein MYGCAPCKTSHGCSAGKWHFHWKIPVRWGGSSAGGHGGAEGSLVLSSSSSSSPSPCRQAMCVGRCSRIVGPCLLALGTLSVIANILLLFPGGAWKYLVDGHITKQAKVMPGIWGGGITVLLVATHITAVGWRCAGCSDCGTRRNAFLSAVLSKLALLGSAACFILSGVGLTNGPLCLYNASEHGHGPTWGYPFLDTGSQVSDTRVLVPADYFLYKPDTWDTCVEPAGIVAWNVALFSLLLLVSAAEMVLASIQILNGCAGCLCGFCEGKQGRPTRLD from the exons ATGTATGGTTGTGCCCCATGTAAAACATCCCAtggctgcagtgcagggaaATGGCATTTCCATTGGAAGATCCCTGTGAGGTGGgggggcagcagtgctgggggtcACGGTGGGGCTGAAGGCAGCCTTGTcctctcctcatcctcctcctcctccccatccccgtgcAGGCAGGCCATGTGCGTGGGGAGGTGCAGCCGCATCGTGGgcccctgcctgctggcacTGGGCACACTCTCTGTGATAGCCAACAtcctcctgctcttccctgGCGGGGCGTGGAAGTACCTGGTGGACGGGCACATCACCAAGCAGGCCAAGGTCATGCCGGGCATCTGGGGAGGAGGCATCACT GTGCTGCTAGTGGCGACCCACATCACAGCGGTGGGGTGGCGATGCGCCGGCTGCTCCGACTGCGGCACCCGTCGCAAC GCCTTTCTCTCCGCCGTCCTCTCCAAGCTGGCACTCCTGGGCTCCGCCGCCTGCTTCATCCTGTCTGGGGTGGGCCTGACCAACGGCCCCCTCTGCCTCTACAACGCCTCCGAGCATGGCCACGGCCCCACCTGGGGATACCCTTTCTTGGACACCGGCAGCCAGGTGTCTGACACCAG GGTACTGGTGCCGGCGGATTATTTCCTGTACAAGCCGGACACCTGGGACACCTGCGTGGAGCCGGCGGGCATCGTGGCTTGGAATGTCgccctcttctccctcctgctgctcgtCAGTGCTGCCGAGATGGTGCTGGCCTCCATCCAGATCCTCAACGGCTGTGCTGGCTGCCTCTGTGGCTTCTGCGAGGGGAAGCAGGGCCGCCCCACACGCCTGGACTGA
- the GAL3ST2 gene encoding galactose-3-O-sulfotransferase 2 isoform X3, translating into MFLKTHKTASSTVLNILFRFTEKYNLTIALPADQRFHLGYPKRFMTSFVEKFQTKGQNYNIMCNHLRFNPSEVHKVMPGNTFYFSILRNPIFLLESSYVYYKNVAPAFSSSKDVNEYLASPLKYYREEDYTKNIYAKNNMWFDFGYDNNAEGNENYTQEVLKEIEQNFHLILIADYFDESMILLKHTLCWDLDDVIYFKLNSRSNDTVQTLTPESKERIKTWCSLDWNLYLHFNRSFWRRIEETIGLEELEKEVNHLRMRQKELMETCLLGQEAVVKTHIKDKTLLPFQSGDANILGYNIRPDLNNETLKNCQKMIVPELQYMSYLYSLQHPHKKRKPLDLPLPWSSSLEKTRVPSQN; encoded by the exons ATGTTCCTGAAGACCCACAAGACTGCCAGCAGCACCGTCCTCAACATCCTGTTTCGGTTCACAGAGAAGTATAACCTCACCATCGCCCTCCCAGCTGACCAGCGCTTCCACCTGGGTTACCCGAAGAGATTCATGACCAGCTTTGTGGAGAAATTTCAAACCAAAGGGCAAAACTACAACATCATGTGCAACCACCTGCGGTTTAACCCCTCAGAG GTGCATAAGGTGATGCCAGGGAACACCTTCTACTTCTCCATCCTGAGGAACCCTATTTTTCTGCTGGAATCTTCCTACGTCTACTACAAGAACGTGGCCCCTGCCTTCAGTAGCTCCAAGGACGTGAATGAATACCTGGCATCGCCCTTGAAATATTACCGTGAGGAGGATTACACGAAAAACATCTACGCCAAGAATAACATGTGGTTTGACTTCGGCTATGATAACAACGCAGAGGGCAATGAAAACTACACCCAGGAGGTCTTAAAGGAGATTGAACAGAACTTCCACCTGATCTTGATAGCAGACTACTTTGATGAGTCCATGATCCTCCTGAAGCACACTTTGTGCTGGGATCTAGATGATGTGATCTACTTTAAGCTCAATTCCAGAAGCAATGACACTGTCCAGACCTTGACTCCAGAAAGCAAGGAGAGGATAAAGACGTGGTGCTCGCTTGACTGGAACCTCTACCTGCACTTCAATCGGAGCTTCTGGAGGAGAATTGAGGAGACCATAGGACTTGAGGAGCTGGAGAAAGAGGTAAATCACCTGCGGATGAGACAGAAGGAGCTCATGGAGACCTGCCTCTTGGGCCAAGAGGCAGTGGTGAAGACTCACATCAAGGACAAAACTCTCTTGCCTTTTCAGTCAGGGGATGCAAATATCCTTGGTTACAACATCAGACCAGACTTAAACAACGAGACTCTGAAAAACTGCCAGAAAATGATTGTGCCAGAACTCCAGTACATGTCCTATCTTTACTCCCTTCAGCACCCACACAAGAAGAGGAAGCCGTTAGACCTTCCCTTGCCATGGAGCAGTTCCCTGGAGAAGACACGGGTCCCAAGTCAAAACTAG
- the GAL3ST2 gene encoding galactose-3-O-sulfotransferase 2 isoform X2 — MKTLRCTSRFWRSSAQLLVTPTPCHAKTNVMFLKTHKTASSTVLNILFRFTEKYNLTIALPADQRFHLGYPKRFMTSFVEKFQTKGQNYNIMCNHLRFNPSEVHKVMPGNTFYFSILRNPIFLLESSYVYYKNVAPAFSSSKDVNEYLASPLKYYREEDYTKNIYAKNNMWFDFGYDNNAEGNENYTQEVLKEIEQNFHLILIADYFDESMILLKHTLCWDLDDVIYFKLNSRSNDTVQTLTPESKERIKTWCSLDWNLYLHFNRSFWRRIEETIGLEELEKEVNHLRMRQKELMETCLLGQEAVVKTHIKDKTLLPFQSGDANILGYNIRPDLNNETLKNCQKMIVPELQYMSYLYSLQHPHKKRKPLDLPLPWSSSLEKTRVPSQN; from the exons atGAAAACCCTCAGGTGCACTTCAAG ATTCTGGAGGAGCTCTGCACAGTTGCTGGTAACTCCCACACCGTGTCACGCCAAAACCAATGTCATGTTCCTGAAGACCCACAAGACTGCCAGCAGCACCGTCCTCAACATCCTGTTTCGGTTCACAGAGAAGTATAACCTCACCATCGCCCTCCCAGCTGACCAGCGCTTCCACCTGGGTTACCCGAAGAGATTCATGACCAGCTTTGTGGAGAAATTTCAAACCAAAGGGCAAAACTACAACATCATGTGCAACCACCTGCGGTTTAACCCCTCAGAG GTGCATAAGGTGATGCCAGGGAACACCTTCTACTTCTCCATCCTGAGGAACCCTATTTTTCTGCTGGAATCTTCCTACGTCTACTACAAGAACGTGGCCCCTGCCTTCAGTAGCTCCAAGGACGTGAATGAATACCTGGCATCGCCCTTGAAATATTACCGTGAGGAGGATTACACGAAAAACATCTACGCCAAGAATAACATGTGGTTTGACTTCGGCTATGATAACAACGCAGAGGGCAATGAAAACTACACCCAGGAGGTCTTAAAGGAGATTGAACAGAACTTCCACCTGATCTTGATAGCAGACTACTTTGATGAGTCCATGATCCTCCTGAAGCACACTTTGTGCTGGGATCTAGATGATGTGATCTACTTTAAGCTCAATTCCAGAAGCAATGACACTGTCCAGACCTTGACTCCAGAAAGCAAGGAGAGGATAAAGACGTGGTGCTCGCTTGACTGGAACCTCTACCTGCACTTCAATCGGAGCTTCTGGAGGAGAATTGAGGAGACCATAGGACTTGAGGAGCTGGAGAAAGAGGTAAATCACCTGCGGATGAGACAGAAGGAGCTCATGGAGACCTGCCTCTTGGGCCAAGAGGCAGTGGTGAAGACTCACATCAAGGACAAAACTCTCTTGCCTTTTCAGTCAGGGGATGCAAATATCCTTGGTTACAACATCAGACCAGACTTAAACAACGAGACTCTGAAAAACTGCCAGAAAATGATTGTGCCAGAACTCCAGTACATGTCCTATCTTTACTCCCTTCAGCACCCACACAAGAAGAGGAAGCCGTTAGACCTTCCCTTGCCATGGAGCAGTTCCCTGGAGAAGACACGGGTCCCAAGTCAAAACTAG
- the TM4SF19 gene encoding transmembrane 4 L6 family member 19 isoform X2, with protein sequence MCVGRCSRIVGPCLLALGTLSVIANILLLFPGGAWKYLVDGHITKQAKVMPGIWGGGITVLLVATHITAVGWRCAGCSDCGTRRNAFLSAVLSKLALLGSAACFILSGVGLTNGPLCLYNASEHGHGPTWGYPFLDTGSQVSDTRVLVPADYFLYKPDTWDTCVEPAGIVAWNVALFSLLLLVSAAEMVLASIQILNGCAGCLCGFCEGKQGRPTRLD encoded by the exons ATGTGCGTGGGGAGGTGCAGCCGCATCGTGGgcccctgcctgctggcacTGGGCACACTCTCTGTGATAGCCAACAtcctcctgctcttccctgGCGGGGCGTGGAAGTACCTGGTGGACGGGCACATCACCAAGCAGGCCAAGGTCATGCCGGGCATCTGGGGAGGAGGCATCACT GTGCTGCTAGTGGCGACCCACATCACAGCGGTGGGGTGGCGATGCGCCGGCTGCTCCGACTGCGGCACCCGTCGCAAC GCCTTTCTCTCCGCCGTCCTCTCCAAGCTGGCACTCCTGGGCTCCGCCGCCTGCTTCATCCTGTCTGGGGTGGGCCTGACCAACGGCCCCCTCTGCCTCTACAACGCCTCCGAGCATGGCCACGGCCCCACCTGGGGATACCCTTTCTTGGACACCGGCAGCCAGGTGTCTGACACCAG GGTACTGGTGCCGGCGGATTATTTCCTGTACAAGCCGGACACCTGGGACACCTGCGTGGAGCCGGCGGGCATCGTGGCTTGGAATGTCgccctcttctccctcctgctgctcgtCAGTGCTGCCGAGATGGTGCTGGCCTCCATCCAGATCCTCAACGGCTGTGCTGGCTGCCTCTGTGGCTTCTGCGAGGGGAAGCAGGGCCGCCCCACACGCCTGGACTGA